In the genome of Limnobaculum zhutongyuii, one region contains:
- the mlaF gene encoding phospholipid ABC transporter ATP-binding protein MlaF — translation MIKSAANLVEVRGMSFSRNGRPIFQDINLTVPRGKVTAIMGPSGIGKTTLLRLIGGQLAPDSGDIIFDGDNIPTLSRRHLYEVRKKMSMLFQSGALFTDLTVFDNVAYPLREHTKLPEALLHSTVLMKLEAVGLRGAANLMPAELSGGMARRAALARAIALEPELIMFDEPFVGQDPITMGVLVKLIDELNHSLGITCIVVSHDVPEVLSIADYAYIVAEHRVIAEGTPDELRANPDPRARQFLDGVADGPVPFRFPAGDYKTELLS, via the coding sequence ATGATTAAATCGGCAGCGAATTTGGTCGAAGTACGGGGGATGTCGTTTTCCCGTAACGGTCGTCCAATATTTCAGGATATCAACCTGACGGTACCCCGCGGTAAAGTGACGGCGATTATGGGGCCTTCAGGCATTGGTAAAACCACATTGTTACGGTTAATCGGCGGGCAGTTAGCGCCGGATAGCGGTGATATCATTTTTGACGGGGATAATATCCCAACGCTTTCCCGTCGCCACCTGTATGAAGTCCGTAAAAAAATGAGCATGCTGTTTCAGTCCGGAGCGCTGTTCACTGATTTAACGGTGTTTGACAATGTGGCTTATCCTTTACGGGAACATACTAAATTACCTGAAGCATTACTGCACAGCACCGTATTGATGAAGCTGGAGGCCGTTGGCCTGCGTGGCGCAGCTAATCTGATGCCGGCAGAGCTGTCGGGTGGTATGGCGCGCCGTGCCGCTTTGGCTCGGGCAATTGCTCTTGAACCTGAACTGATTATGTTCGATGAACCTTTTGTCGGTCAGGATCCAATCACCATGGGGGTACTGGTTAAACTTATTGATGAGCTTAACCATTCATTAGGTATCACCTGTATTGTTGTTTCACACGATGTACCGGAAGTACTGAGCATTGCTGATTATGCTTATATTGTGGCGGAGCATCGTGTCATTGCAGAAGGAACGCCGGACGAATTACGTGCTAATCCTGACCCTCGCGCCAGACAATTTCTGGACGGTGTGGCGGATGGCCCGGTTCCTTTCCGTTTTCCCGCCGGTGATTATAAAACGGAGTTACTAAGTTAA
- a CDS encoding calcium/sodium antiporter — MLIAIVMLFIGLILLVYGADRLVFGATAIANTLNVPRLAVGIMVTGVGTSLPELAFSVTAGLNGKTNMVVGNAIGSNITNILLILGCVAIIRPLSLHSKRLKREAPLLFLIMLLAGFVLYDNQLSRSDGIILLLAFISFMALVFKMSKRNFLRETDSLSVSQEAEAPKEISQTVAFLWILIGVLVLPIAAKITVDNATVVARYLGLSELMISLTIIAIGTSLPELATAITGMYKHEDDMVLGNVIGSNIFNILVVMGIPALISPGSFFSEAFLRDYWIMLAASLLLTLLCVGRSRQLTRPMGIALLAGFIFYIGVLMYSAYA, encoded by the coding sequence ATGCTGATTGCCATAGTAATGCTGTTTATTGGCCTCATTCTGCTGGTTTATGGTGCCGACCGCTTAGTTTTTGGTGCTACCGCTATCGCAAACACCTTAAATGTACCCCGTCTTGCCGTAGGAATTATGGTTACCGGAGTCGGTACCTCACTGCCAGAACTGGCATTTTCAGTTACCGCCGGGCTTAATGGCAAAACCAATATGGTGGTCGGTAACGCTATTGGCTCGAACATCACCAACATCTTACTCATTTTAGGATGCGTTGCTATTATTCGCCCACTCAGTCTGCATTCCAAACGGCTAAAACGCGAAGCTCCCTTACTGTTTCTGATCATGTTGCTGGCGGGTTTTGTCCTTTATGATAACCAGCTCAGCCGCAGTGATGGTATTATCCTGTTGCTCGCCTTTATCAGCTTTATGGCGCTGGTATTCAAAATGAGTAAACGCAATTTCCTTCGGGAGACAGATTCACTTTCTGTTAGTCAGGAAGCCGAAGCGCCCAAAGAGATAAGCCAAACCGTCGCGTTTTTATGGATACTAATAGGCGTATTGGTTTTACCCATTGCCGCCAAAATAACGGTAGATAACGCCACTGTGGTTGCCCGCTATTTAGGCTTGAGTGAACTGATGATAAGCCTCACAATTATTGCTATTGGCACCAGCCTGCCTGAATTAGCAACCGCTATCACCGGCATGTATAAACATGAAGATGATATGGTGCTGGGCAATGTGATTGGCTCGAACATTTTTAATATTTTAGTGGTCATGGGGATACCGGCGTTAATTTCTCCGGGTAGTTTTTTCAGCGAGGCCTTCCTTCGTGATTACTGGATTATGCTGGCAGCCAGCCTGCTTCTGACCCTGCTCTGCGTGGGTCGTAGCCGCCAATTAACGCGGCCGATGGGAATCGCACTGCTGGCTGGTTTTATCTTTTATATTGGTGTGCTGATGTATTCTGCGTACGCCTGA
- the kdsD gene encoding arabinose-5-phosphate isomerase KdsD encodes MSNFDFQQAGKQVLDIERSGLEQLYQYINQDFSRACELMFHCKGKVVVMGMGKSGHIGCKMAASFASTGTPSFFVHPAEASHGDLGMITADDIVIAISYSGESSEIMALIPVIKRLQIPLICMTGNPNSSMGKAADTHLCINVPQEACPLGLAPTTSTTATLVMGDALAVALLEARGFTADDFALSHPGGALGRKLLLRVSDIMHTGDEIPLVNNQASLREALVEITRKNLGLTVICNDDMLIQGIFTDGDLRRVFDQGVEISNAKIADLMTKGGIRVRPDMLAVEALNLMQSRHITAVLVAEGDRLVGVVHMHDMLRAGVV; translated from the coding sequence ATGTCTAACTTTGATTTTCAACAAGCAGGAAAACAGGTTCTTGATATTGAACGATCCGGGCTTGAACAACTCTATCAATATATCAATCAGGATTTTTCACGTGCCTGTGAGCTAATGTTCCACTGCAAAGGTAAAGTCGTGGTCATGGGAATGGGTAAGTCCGGACATATTGGCTGTAAAATGGCGGCCTCTTTTGCCAGTACCGGAACACCTTCATTCTTCGTTCATCCTGCCGAAGCCAGCCACGGCGATTTAGGCATGATCACCGCTGACGACATTGTGATTGCTATCTCTTACTCTGGTGAATCCAGCGAGATTATGGCGCTGATTCCGGTGATCAAACGTTTACAAATTCCATTGATCTGTATGACCGGTAATCCGAACAGTTCAATGGGGAAAGCGGCTGATACACACTTATGTATCAATGTTCCTCAGGAGGCTTGCCCATTAGGGCTGGCTCCAACAACCAGCACCACCGCTACACTGGTCATGGGTGATGCATTAGCGGTTGCTTTATTAGAAGCCAGAGGGTTCACCGCTGACGATTTTGCCCTGTCGCATCCGGGGGGAGCTCTTGGACGCAAACTGTTATTACGCGTTAGTGATATTATGCACACCGGTGACGAAATTCCACTGGTGAACAATCAGGCATCACTGCGTGAAGCGCTGGTGGAAATCACCAGAAAAAATCTGGGTCTGACCGTTATCTGTAATGACGATATGTTGATTCAGGGGATCTTCACCGACGGCGACCTGCGTCGGGTCTTCGATCAGGGTGTAGAAATCAGTAATGCTAAAATTGCCGATCTGATGACCAAAGGCGGCATTCGCGTTCGCCCTGATATGCTGGCGGTAGAAGCACTGAACCTGATGCAATCACGCCATATTACGGCCGTTCTGGTGGCTGAAGGCGATCGGTTAGTGGGCGTGGTTCATATGCATGATATGCTGCGCGCCGGCGTGGTTTAA
- the kdsC gene encoding 3-deoxy-manno-octulosonate-8-phosphatase KdsC, with protein sequence MINTCYGAVSKEIFQRAAQIRLLICDVDGVMSDGLIYMGNQGEELKAFNVRDGYGIRCLITSGIDVAIITGRSAKLVENRAKTLGITHLYQGQSDKLVAFEKILKEVSLTPEQVAYIGDDLIDWPVMQKVGLAVAVADAHPLLLPKAHYVTQIPGGRGAVRELCDLILQAQDKLDGAQGLSI encoded by the coding sequence ATGATTAACACCTGCTATGGCGCAGTAAGCAAAGAGATTTTTCAACGGGCGGCCCAAATTCGACTGTTGATCTGTGATGTGGATGGCGTCATGTCCGACGGCCTGATTTATATGGGTAATCAGGGGGAAGAGCTAAAAGCCTTCAACGTACGTGATGGTTATGGTATTCGCTGCCTGATTACTTCTGGCATCGATGTTGCCATTATCACCGGACGTAGCGCCAAGCTGGTTGAAAATCGTGCCAAAACGTTGGGAATAACTCATCTGTATCAAGGGCAATCTGATAAACTGGTGGCTTTCGAGAAAATACTTAAAGAAGTCTCCCTGACGCCAGAACAAGTGGCATATATTGGCGATGATTTGATTGACTGGCCTGTGATGCAAAAAGTTGGCCTGGCGGTAGCAGTAGCGGATGCGCATCCTCTTCTTCTACCAAAAGCACACTATGTAACGCAAATTCCCGGTGGTCGTGGTGCTGTACGCGAGTTATGTGATTTAATTCTGCAAGCGCAAGATAAACTCGACGGGGCACAAGGGTTATCCATATGA
- the lptC gene encoding LPS export ABC transporter periplasmic protein LptC: MSKTKLSLTIVLMLIALGLIGWNLADFDDNKTIVPPDDKEPTYQSQQMVTIVYNPEGQLNYKLTAEDVKYYATPEDTWFTKPVMIMYDKDKVATWSVRSDRAKLTKDRMLYLYDNVEVNSLTTTSQLERIKTNSADVNLVTQDISSDDHVTLYGANFTSEGMKMRGNLRSRTAKLIEKVKTYYEVQPKAGNETQPSS; the protein is encoded by the coding sequence ATGAGCAAGACAAAGCTAAGCCTGACGATTGTACTAATGCTAATCGCTTTAGGTCTTATTGGCTGGAATCTGGCTGATTTTGATGACAATAAAACCATCGTGCCGCCGGATGATAAAGAACCCACCTATCAGAGCCAACAAATGGTGACGATAGTGTACAATCCGGAAGGTCAGTTAAATTACAAATTGACGGCGGAAGACGTAAAATATTACGCCACGCCAGAAGATACCTGGTTCACTAAACCGGTCATGATTATGTATGACAAGGACAAAGTGGCAACCTGGTCGGTGCGCTCCGATCGCGCTAAATTAACCAAAGACCGTATGCTTTATCTGTATGATAATGTTGAGGTCAACAGCCTGACGACGACGTCACAGCTGGAAAGAATCAAAACAAACAGTGCTGATGTCAATCTGGTGACTCAGGATATCAGCTCTGACGATCATGTTACTCTGTACGGGGCTAATTTTACCTCCGAAGGAATGAAGATGCGTGGTAATCTGCGCAGTAGAACAGCTAAGCTGATTGAAAAGGTAAAAACCTATTATGAAGTTCAACCAAAAGCCGGCAATGAAACTCAGCCATCATCGTAA
- the lptA gene encoding lipopolysaccharide ABC transporter substrate-binding protein LptA — MKLSHHRKSVVNNMVAGILLVTSASAFALKDDTNQPINISSAQQSLDMNGNVVTFTGDVIVKQGTIDIRADKVVVTRPEGNEGKEVVEAFGNPVTFYQMQDSGKPVKGRGLKLRYELATDFVDLTGNAYLEQLDSNVQGDRITYKVKEQKMEAFSNKGKRVNTVLVPSQIQKK; from the coding sequence ATGAAACTCAGCCATCATCGTAAAAGCGTGGTTAACAACATGGTAGCCGGTATACTTCTGGTTACCAGCGCCTCTGCGTTTGCATTAAAAGATGATACGAATCAGCCGATTAACATTAGCTCTGCTCAGCAATCATTAGACATGAATGGTAATGTCGTCACTTTCACCGGTGATGTTATTGTGAAGCAGGGAACCATTGATATTCGCGCGGATAAAGTCGTCGTAACTCGCCCTGAAGGCAATGAAGGGAAAGAAGTGGTAGAAGCGTTCGGTAATCCGGTGACGTTCTACCAAATGCAAGACAGTGGAAAACCAGTAAAAGGCCGGGGTTTAAAACTCCGCTATGAATTGGCCACTGACTTTGTTGACCTGACGGGCAATGCCTATCTGGAACAGCTGGACAGTAATGTTCAGGGTGATCGTATCACCTACAAAGTGAAAGAGCAGAAGATGGAAGCGTTCAGCAATAAAGGCAAACGCGTCAACACCGTTCTGGTACCATCCCAGATACAGAAAAAATAA
- the lptB gene encoding LPS export ABC transporter ATP-binding protein, with amino-acid sequence MATLTAENLAKAYKGRRVVEDVSLTVNSGEIVGLLGPNGAGKTTTFYMVVGIVQRDAGSILIDGEDISLLPLHARARRGIGYLPQEASIFRRLSVYDNLMAVLQIRNDLTNEQREDRANELLEEFHIEHLRKNLGQSLSGGERRRVEIARALAANPKFILLDEPFAGVDPISVIDIKKIIEHLRDSGLGVLITDHNVRETLDVCERAYIVSQGHLIAHGTPSSILEDEHVKRVYLGNEFRL; translated from the coding sequence ATGGCAACGTTAACAGCAGAGAATCTGGCCAAGGCCTACAAAGGTCGCCGAGTGGTAGAAGATGTCAGCCTGACCGTCAACTCCGGTGAAATTGTCGGTTTGCTTGGGCCAAACGGCGCGGGTAAAACCACCACGTTTTACATGGTTGTGGGTATCGTCCAGCGTGATGCGGGCTCGATTCTTATCGACGGTGAAGATATCAGTCTGTTACCGCTGCACGCGCGTGCCCGTCGCGGTATTGGCTATCTGCCACAGGAAGCCTCTATTTTTCGTCGTCTGAGCGTTTACGATAATCTGATGGCGGTGCTGCAAATCCGCAATGATTTAACCAATGAACAGCGGGAAGATCGTGCCAACGAGCTGCTGGAAGAGTTCCATATTGAGCATCTTCGTAAAAACCTTGGGCAATCACTCTCCGGTGGTGAACGCCGTCGGGTAGAGATTGCCAGAGCGTTAGCCGCTAACCCTAAATTCATTTTGCTGGATGAACCCTTTGCCGGCGTTGACCCCATTTCGGTTATTGATATTAAAAAAATCATTGAGCACCTGCGCGATAGCGGGCTTGGTGTATTAATTACCGACCATAACGTACGTGAAACGCTGGACGTTTGTGAACGCGCTTACATCGTTAGTCAGGGTCATTTAATTGCTCATGGAACACCATCATCTATTCTGGAAGATGAACATGTGAAGCGGGTCTATTTAGGCAATGAATTCCGATTGTAG
- the rpoN gene encoding RNA polymerase factor sigma-54 encodes MKQGLQLKLSQQLTMTPQLQQAIRLLQLSTLELQQEIQIALESNPLLEQADNHDEIDSHEETEHEQLDTSEALQQSDIPEDLPLDASWDEIYTAGTPSGTHNDYGDDELPVFQGETTLTLQDHLMWQMDLTPFSDLDKAIATAIIDAVDNTGYLTVSLEDIADSLGQDEVELDEIEAVLKRIQRFDPVGVAARDLRECLLVQLSQLSSDTPYLNDARQIADHHLALLGSHDFRSLLKLTRISEEALKGAMQLIQSLDPRPGQSIHASESEYVIPDVLVRKVQGKWVAELNTESIPRLQINQHYASMANTHNASDNQYIRTNLQDARWLIKSLESRNDTLLRVTECIVERQEEFFELGAEYMKPMVLADIAQAVDMHESTISRVTTQKYLHSPRGIFELKYFFSSHVNTDSGGEASSTAIRALVKKLISAENPGKPLSDSKIASMLTDQGIIVARRTVAKYRESLSIPPSNQRKQLI; translated from the coding sequence ATGAAGCAAGGTTTACAGCTCAAGTTAAGTCAACAATTAACCATGACACCTCAGTTACAGCAGGCCATTCGCCTGTTGCAACTGTCGACACTTGAACTGCAACAAGAGATTCAAATCGCACTGGAAAGTAACCCACTGCTTGAGCAGGCGGATAATCATGACGAAATAGATTCGCATGAAGAGACCGAACACGAACAGCTCGATACCAGTGAAGCGCTACAACAGTCCGATATTCCTGAAGACCTGCCCCTCGACGCCTCATGGGACGAAATTTATACCGCAGGAACACCGTCCGGCACCCATAACGATTATGGCGATGACGAACTCCCGGTGTTTCAGGGTGAAACCACCCTGACCCTGCAAGATCATCTGATGTGGCAGATGGATCTAACCCCCTTCTCCGATCTGGATAAAGCCATTGCTACCGCCATTATTGATGCGGTGGACAATACCGGCTATCTGACGGTTTCGCTGGAAGATATTGCCGACAGTCTGGGACAGGACGAAGTTGAACTCGACGAAATTGAAGCGGTGCTGAAGCGCATTCAGCGTTTCGACCCGGTGGGCGTTGCTGCCCGCGATCTGCGAGAATGTTTGCTGGTGCAGCTTTCCCAGCTATCTTCTGATACCCCTTATCTGAATGATGCTCGTCAGATTGCCGACCATCATCTGGCACTGTTAGGCAGCCATGATTTCCGCTCATTACTAAAACTGACTCGAATTAGTGAAGAGGCACTGAAAGGGGCCATGCAACTGATTCAGAGCCTTGATCCTCGCCCTGGTCAGTCAATTCATGCCAGCGAGTCCGAATACGTTATTCCTGATGTGCTGGTGCGCAAAGTTCAGGGCAAATGGGTGGCTGAGCTCAATACGGAAAGTATCCCACGCTTGCAGATTAACCAGCATTACGCCTCAATGGCAAATACCCATAATGCCAGCGATAATCAATATATCCGTACCAATTTGCAAGATGCCCGCTGGCTAATCAAAAGCCTTGAAAGTCGTAACGACACGCTACTTAGGGTAACGGAATGTATTGTAGAACGGCAGGAAGAATTTTTTGAGCTGGGCGCAGAATACATGAAGCCAATGGTTTTGGCAGATATCGCCCAAGCGGTTGATATGCATGAGTCAACCATCTCACGCGTAACAACCCAAAAGTACTTACATAGCCCCAGAGGGATATTTGAGTTAAAATACTTCTTTTCCAGTCACGTCAATACCGATAGCGGCGGCGAAGCCTCTTCTACCGCAATACGTGCACTGGTTAAAAAATTGATTTCGGCTGAAAATCCAGGTAAGCCGCTGAGCGACAGTAAAATCGCCAGCATGCTAACCGACCAAGGGATTATTGTTGCCAGAAGGACGGTAGCAAAATACAGGGAGTCGTTATCTATTCCCCCGTCAAATCAGCGTAAACAACTGATCTGA
- the ptsN gene encoding PTS IIA-like nitrogen regulatory protein PtsN, which produces MMNTLSAMQLRSILKLDSTRSAVHCSSKKRALEIVSEMAASQLNIPTSVVFEAILSRERMGSTGIGAGIALPHGKLEEDTTRAVGVFITLDSPVSFDAVDNQPVDILFALLVPADECQAYLATLSAIAQRLADKTLCRQLRMAQTDEELYQLFTQESSDKENEPTENQSV; this is translated from the coding sequence ATGATGAACACGTTATCCGCCATGCAATTACGCTCTATTCTGAAATTAGACAGCACACGCAGTGCCGTTCACTGCTCCAGTAAAAAACGGGCGTTAGAAATTGTTAGCGAAATGGCCGCCAGCCAATTGAATATACCAACCAGCGTGGTGTTTGAGGCAATCCTCAGCCGTGAACGTATGGGTAGCACTGGTATTGGCGCAGGTATCGCTCTTCCGCACGGTAAGCTGGAAGAAGACACCACTCGTGCTGTAGGCGTATTTATCACACTGGATAGCCCGGTCAGTTTTGATGCGGTCGATAATCAACCGGTTGATATTTTATTTGCCCTGCTCGTTCCGGCTGATGAGTGCCAGGCCTATCTGGCAACCCTATCAGCCATAGCCCAACGTCTGGCAGATAAGACCCTGTGCCGTCAGTTGCGAATGGCGCAAACCGATGAAGAGCTTTATCAGCTGTTTACTCAGGAATCATCTGATAAAGAGAATGAACCAACTGAAAATCAATCTGTTTAA
- the rapZ gene encoding RNase adapter RapZ encodes MVLMIVSGRSGSGKSVALRALEDMGFYCVDNLPVVLLPQLAETLAERQTSAAVSIDVRNLPETPEILEEVLNNLPGDFSPQLLFLDADRNTLIRRYSDTRRLHPLSNKNLSLESAIDEEDTLLEPLRSRADLIIDTAEMSVHELAEMLRTRLLGKRERELTMVFESFGFKHGIPIDADYVFDVRFLPNPHWDPKLRPMTGLDKPVASFLDRHTEVHNFIYQTRSYLEQWLPMLETNNRSYLTVAIGCTGGKHRSVYVAEQLADYFRSRGKNVQSRHRTLEKRKNDGKNSN; translated from the coding sequence ATGGTGCTGATGATTGTCAGCGGCCGCTCAGGCTCAGGTAAGTCCGTAGCGCTGCGCGCTCTGGAAGATATGGGTTTCTACTGCGTCGATAATTTACCGGTAGTATTATTGCCCCAGTTAGCCGAAACGCTGGCGGAAAGACAAACTTCCGCCGCGGTTAGCATTGATGTGCGAAATTTACCTGAAACCCCAGAAATTCTGGAAGAAGTTCTGAATAATCTGCCGGGTGATTTCTCTCCTCAGCTACTGTTCCTTGATGCCGATCGTAACACGCTAATCAGACGTTACAGCGATACCCGTCGCCTGCACCCTCTGTCGAATAAAAATTTATCGTTGGAGAGCGCTATCGATGAAGAGGATACCCTGCTTGAACCATTGCGTTCACGGGCCGATCTGATTATCGATACCGCAGAGATGTCAGTTCATGAACTGGCAGAAATGCTGAGAACCAGATTGCTTGGTAAGCGCGAACGCGAACTAACCATGGTGTTCGAATCATTTGGCTTTAAACACGGTATTCCAATCGATGCGGACTACGTTTTTGACGTTCGTTTTCTGCCAAACCCACATTGGGATCCAAAACTCCGCCCAATGACCGGTCTGGATAAGCCGGTGGCTTCCTTTTTGGATCGCCATACTGAAGTACATAACTTTATTTATCAGACTCGTAGCTACCTTGAACAGTGGTTACCGATGCTGGAAACCAATAACCGTAGCTATCTGACAGTCGCGATTGGTTGTACCGGTGGTAAACACCGTTCCGTTTATGTGGCTGAACAGCTGGCTGATTATTTCCGTTCCCGTGGGAAAAACGTGCAATCACGTCATCGCACGTTAGAAAAACGAAAAAATGACGGAAAAAACAGTAACTAA
- the rnk gene encoding nucleoside diphosphate kinase regulator encodes MLKPAIIINELDAERIDMLLEHPEFASSPVAQALNAEIDRADIVAPDEVPADVVTMNSRVRFIDLSTQEERTRTLVFPHDLKDSAEQISVMAPIGAALLGMRAGNDISWHLPNGTVTQIKVLEILSQPKVS; translated from the coding sequence ATGCTTAAACCCGCCATAATCATAAATGAACTGGATGCAGAGCGTATCGACATGCTGCTTGAACACCCTGAATTCGCTTCATCACCGGTGGCTCAGGCACTTAATGCAGAAATCGATCGGGCTGACATTGTTGCGCCAGATGAAGTTCCCGCGGATGTTGTCACTATGAACAGCCGGGTGCGGTTTATCGATCTCAGCACCCAGGAAGAACGGACTCGCACTCTGGTATTTCCTCATGACCTGAAAGACAGTGCTGAACAAATTTCCGTTATGGCTCCTATTGGCGCAGCACTGTTAGGAATGCGTGCAGGCAATGATATTAGCTGGCATTTACCAAACGGTACCGTCACGCAGATTAAAGTGCTGGAGATATTGTCCCAGCCAAAAGTTAGCTAA
- a CDS encoding CDP-archaeol synthase: MWYKILHAWYLMIPVILGGCAHMVIVKYNRFSVLNIPLATSSFGANKTWRGLLLVPLLTALFSLLWIPIGQLHSQEILPVRIEECLLAGAFAGLGYILLELPNSWMKRRLGIPPGKLPDRNRVLFIFSDQVDSAIGVTLAYTLYFELPAVSAMLILVFFLLSAFVVKRLLYLLALKKTKF; the protein is encoded by the coding sequence GTGTGGTATAAAATATTACATGCCTGGTATCTGATGATCCCTGTGATACTGGGAGGCTGTGCCCATATGGTTATTGTTAAATATAACCGTTTTTCTGTGCTGAATATTCCTCTGGCAACGTCCAGTTTTGGTGCCAATAAAACCTGGCGTGGGCTGCTATTGGTTCCCCTGTTAACCGCGCTGTTTTCTCTGTTGTGGATACCCATTGGTCAGCTTCATTCACAAGAGATATTGCCGGTGCGGATAGAAGAGTGTTTGCTGGCAGGGGCGTTTGCCGGACTCGGTTATATATTGCTGGAATTGCCTAACTCATGGATGAAAAGGCGATTGGGGATTCCACCGGGCAAGCTGCCCGACCGGAACAGGGTTCTTTTTATCTTTAGCGATCAGGTGGATTCGGCTATTGGTGTAACCTTAGCTTATACCCTCTATTTTGAACTGCCTGCCGTTTCAGCAATGCTGATTTTGGTTTTTTTCTTGCTGAGTGCTTTTGTGGTGAAACGTCTGTTGTATTTACTGGCGCTGAAGAAGACGAAGTTTTAG
- a CDS encoding CDP-alcohol phosphatidyltransferase family protein, translating into MKPSHFLVRLNSADCITLFGLLFSAIAMVCALNQQLLLSVSWLFLAMLADALDGIWARRNKLVRAFGRYLDGFMDQLIYLISPAVVLYLSGFDGYWSLFLLLMIACGSIRLSVFNEVGNIEGSSGLSYLGMPVFWSLFILSAYLLLRFVLPPLSGYLLLSVTLLLFSIAMLWRRPFYKFKHLSVIIGITLSGAFTFFWLHFRGFCVV; encoded by the coding sequence ATGAAACCGTCTCATTTTCTTGTTCGTTTAAATTCAGCCGACTGTATTACGCTGTTTGGGTTGCTGTTTAGTGCTATTGCCATGGTTTGTGCCTTGAACCAGCAATTACTTTTGTCGGTTTCGTGGCTGTTTCTCGCCATGCTGGCAGATGCGCTCGATGGGATCTGGGCCCGCCGTAATAAACTGGTCCGCGCCTTTGGGCGTTATCTTGATGGCTTTATGGATCAGTTGATTTACCTGATTTCACCGGCGGTAGTGCTATACCTTTCCGGTTTTGATGGCTACTGGTCACTATTTTTACTGCTGATGATTGCCTGCGGTTCTATTCGGCTTTCGGTGTTTAATGAGGTGGGTAACATCGAAGGTAGCAGCGGGCTTTCCTATCTCGGTATGCCGGTATTCTGGAGCCTGTTTATCCTTAGTGCCTATCTGCTGCTGCGCTTTGTGCTGCCGCCACTGTCGGGCTATTTATTGCTTAGCGTTACGCTGCTGCTGTTTAGCATAGCGATGTTATGGCGGCGGCCGTTTTATAAGTTTAAGCATCTGAGCGTCATTATAGGCATAACGCTATCTGGCGCATTCACCTTCTTCTGGCTCCATTTCAGAGGCTTCTGTGTGGTATAA